TGTTGCAAATGCAAGATCTCCTTTGGAGGAGATTAGCTTCAATCCAAAAGTGATGGAAATTGAAtcagatgatgatgaagatgttCTTTGGAAAATGAGCCAGCAAAGTAGCCCTGAGGGGAAAGATGATGTGGATGAGCCCATGGTAAGTAAAAGGATATTGCAAGCTGTACCATCACTGGCTTTTTTAATGTTTTCCCTGCTTATTAGACTACAATTTGCAAGTAAGATAAGTTTCATATAAAATGGTGGCCTATGGTGCCAAGCGACTTCATCAACGCTTCCTTCAATTTGAAATGTCTTTGGCAACCATCATGCAGGAAAGTTGTACATTACTGAGTCGTTGTTTTGAGTACTTCATTTTCCCTACTTTTTTTGCAAGTTACAACATAATGTGTGGAGCATACatatattattaacaacagCATTGCCAATTGGAGGTTGAGTACCCCAGACATCCAAGAGCTTCTgttattggcagccagctcctacATAGATGAGACTGCTCCCGTGACTGGTAAATcctggcaacccagccatgaaaCCCCATGCAGAAGGGAAGAAGGGCACCCATCTCACTGATGTAGTATACACAGTGGGGAAAAAGGGAGGGTATGGGGGGAACAACCCAGTAACTATGCTCGAGTGTAGAATGGCACTACAAGAAACATGACGGATCCATGCGCATGTAGACAACAGCAGAACTCACAAACAAACACATCAAAACGCAAGGGAGCGCAGAACCTTGCCAGATGTACTGGGATAAGTTCCTCGTACAACACTATTGGGCACGAAGGAACATTGACATGGGCAAATGCTCTGGGGCATGTGCGTAACAATTCCATAAACCCTCGAGGGAACACAAatgctctttgttgttaactccgttaaattacatttaactgcatatagtataataattattctttgttCTATATGGTAATTATAAGATAATAAAGGGGATTAATATGATGATCATTATAAATGCTTCtttatattaatatttataGTAATTTTTTGTATTAATATAATGATATTATATTAATAAATGGTGCCTTGAAAGGTTGGTGGGGCTCCTGCACAAGTATTAGGTAGACACTGCAGGGAGGTTTCCATGGAGACCCTGTGAGCAGGAACCAGCCCTGCCAGCAGAAACATTTAGTCACATTTatgttaatattattacttcGTTATTTTGTTTCGTATATTAGTCAGATGATTTGGAATCTTACAAGGAGAAATACTTGACACTCATTACTTCCATGAAACAACTACAAAACACATTTTTGAGGGCTCAACAGAATGCTGAGAAAAACATGAAAGGTAATAAAAGTTTCCACTAATAAAATCATGCACTTAACATTTGCTTACTTATCATATTAACATTCTAGTATCCTACCATGCATGCAACTGAGTTTAATATTGTTCATGCTCGGCAATAATGAAAGCTTGTGTGTGACTCTTTTGACTGaaaatactattattattatcaaattattatttttcacattacaaattatttttaagCATGGCTGAGACAAAAGCATCTATTTTATAACCCTTAGGCAGCAAATTATTGATTTACTTTTcctatgtttcttttttttttttaatgagtaCAAAAGTGAGAGGACCAAGCtaagaaccaatcaaattacAGAATTTGGTCCGCTGTCCTCTATGAGAGGACAAAAAGAAACGTTGTTAAAGTTGTGATACTCTAATATCATTATTGATTTTAATAGCTTATGACAGGTTCGTCAATGAACTGAAGTCGACTCTCAGCCAGGAGAAGCAAAAGACTTCTTTACTGAATGAAGAATTAAAGATTAAGAAGGGTGTTGTAGAAAGACTGCGTTGTGACCTGGCCAATGCAAAGGAACATGTGGAATgtttgaaacaagaaaagagTAAGTTTAACTTTCATGGCGGAATCAGAGTTGTCAAAAAGATTTTAAGTAGAAGGGGGATTTATGATGGGAAATAGCAGTGAAGCCATGATCATTCCTGTgcttttctctttttctcttcttaCTGTAACTAGAAAAATTGTCACAGGGCTGCCATGGAATAACCCTGCTGTGCTTTATAGTTTCACAGGGTCTCCACTAATTAAACTTGTCACCAGTAGATTAGCTTGGGAATTGGTGCCTCAAAGGTTAGTAAAGAGCCTGAGCAAATTCTGGCCTAGcagggaggtatccatggcaaccccaTGAGCACGAACCATCCCTGCCTGTAGCTACCAGATCCTGACCATTGCACTGAGAGAAGTTCAGTGGAGCATACTCACCTGACCCCTATTTACACAACCCCTAACCAGAGAGGGTGGGTAAGAATGATCTATTTACCTTGTTTGTATTGACCACTGATAACTGCAAAAACAGCTATTGCCATGTTTGATTAAATTTCTGTGTTCTTTGCCACACAAGAGAATGTTGGTATGTCACCTCTAGGAAATATGGAAGTGCTTTCTGCATCAGAGATAAAATATATGAACTTCTTGTTGTATTACTTACAGTGGATGTAGAGAAGCACAATATGGAGAAAAGTGAAAAAGAGATGACTTCAAGCAAGGGCACTCTTGGAGGATTTGAGAATGAGGAGTCACTGCTGGTGAGTTTTCTTTACATACTTGGTCAtgatagacctttttagcttcagccttgcacattttgttttcccactTCATACCATGCAGAGTTGGAAATAACAGCCGGTGATCGGTAATTACCGATCAAATTTGCcagagaaaaaattaaatgaaatttaataaatttttgaaaaaatagAATATTAGGTATCAAGTTGCGTTACTAAGTTCTTAGTTCAAGTTGAACTGTTCACGTTGTGAGTAGCCTTTCAACAACTCGAATAGAATACTCAGATAAAGTAGACACTAACGTCACAACAGAAAATTGTACCTTTATTGAGATTTCCAAAATATTGGGAGGTGGGGGGGGAGGTAATTATTTGCACCCTCACAAAAAATCACCTATCAatctgtttttccttatttccaaCCCTGCCATGTGGTGCTACTCTAGGCAACACTATCTTTCAGATGTTGTCTTATGCACATTGATTCATACACGCCGTCATGAGACATTGTCTTATGATAGCGGCTGCCAGCTGCCAGCGGTGCCTTCATATGCTGATGTCCAATCTCGCCTGCATGATTAAAAGAGTGATTGCAAGCAACATTAGAATGTGCTAAATGGAAAATGCGCTGTATAATTCAATtcttcacatgcaaatgaatgcATACAGTAACTTATGAAagtacaaaaggaaaattcccatgagaacACCACACGGTCTGAAATGGGAGAGCAAAACGTGCAAGCTAAAAAGGTCCATTTTGGCAAACATCATATAAATGCATTTTCTTGGCAATCATTTTTCCAATGATTAAAATAGAGATAAGTTCTTGAAAAGCAGTGTCTTTTTATATGTGGAGAAGAACCAGTGAGTCATTCAAGCCAGGTTACATTAATAGAAAGTTAGAAACTGTCTCAAATATAGCAAGGGGTAGTGGACCTTCCACACAAAGGAATTTTTCTGTTAAAATTGGATTGATTTTCTTGGTAAGCGCAGTCAGTGAAGATTTGGCTCTTGCAGAGTTTTCAAAAGCACCAGACACCCACCTCATGTCAACACCTACTTTCAGCATTTATGCTGGGTACTTGACTTAGGCTCATAAACCCAACACAGCTTCATAACATTGCAAATCAAGGGACATAGCTTTTTGAAATAATGGTCACTGACAACAGTTACTTGTATCTAAACTCCTCTAAGGGGCCCCTTATACCAAATCAATATTAATGAATTCCAAGAAATTTGTAGTCAAAGCTTCttgagcaaaagaaaaataattgttttaatttattttgttttcctctCAGATGCAGAAAAAGCTAGAAGACCAGAAACATGTGATCAACTTCTATTCTAAACTTTCGGGAATATCAATTTTGTCTGACAAGAACTGTGAAGACTCAAGCTCCTTCCAGAGTTTCAACTGTGCCTTTTATCCTGATGCAAACACTGGGCACTGTAAGTATTtataattaatttcaaatttagcTGAGTAGAGccagtttgttttgaaaagccaTTTTGGGGTTCTCTAAAATAGGTGCATGTGTCTGGACAAGACCATGCAAATTTAAGTATTATGTTATTTTTGTGGAGGTTTTTGTATTTTGATAAttgcttcttttcttctttttatccTGACATGCACTTGTGTTTTGTAGAACTCTGACCTGGCAAATGTAATATTGCAGACTTTTTCACAGAAAAACCTTTTCTCCTTCGAGTTTATTGGTCTTTAATTGTCTAGAATaaactcaaaaataaacaaatgactAATGATAGAAGACCAAAAGGTTACAGGCAAGTTATGAGATTTAAAACTCAACTTCTGCAAAGACCAGTGGTGGAATCAGACATCAGGCTGATGTCTGGATCCACCATTAGATTGAGACTTTTTGTAAATCTCATTTTCATCAATATTTCTTAACGTTGCACCTTACTGTATAATAGTTATAATTCCTTTTCCATTTAGGTTTACAGTTTAGATTAACACATGACAAAGAGTTTGATGAGATAGAATACAGTCCAAATCCCCAAAGTCCAAGTTCTGAGGATGTGCTCCTGAATTTCCCAAAATACCTGCgggaaaatatattttttggtGCGGAAGAAGCCTCAAGATTCCTAGCAACACTCATCACAGCAACAAAGAAGTAATCGCAGGGTTAGGGTCAGAGAAAACACTGATAAAGTAgtgtaaaataataatgatgtaccgatattgttttattaaattaattttggCAAGGGTAAAATTCAGAAATATGGTCATTCCAGAGTAGTTGAGAGCTTACTAGGGTACCCCAAAATTTCCCTTCCTATTTAGCCTAGAATTTTCTCTGCCTAGGTGGTCTTTTGTTGCCTGCCTACTGCAGGAGCAACAAATAGTGTGCCCTACCTGTCATAACCCAACTTTTACTAACATTTGAACAAACCTCTTTGTGGAGGTTGTTGAATAACAAAGAATAACTTAGTGCTCTCCTAGCTtaagaatttaaaattttagtCACCCAGGAAATGAATATATTGAAAATTAGAAACAAGAATAAACTAGCATGACATCAGTAGGCATGTCCGACCCCTTTCTTATGAATGGTTAATTGTATGCCTTTCCTCAATAGTCACTTTAATCCCTAAGTTGTGCTTTCCACGTTTGGCGTCTCCCAATACACTGTTTACACGTGGTGTCATTGCAGCCCAGCCTTGCATTCCTAGAAGTCTGTCAAGATGGAGTGAAGAAGTCACGACTAAAATCAGGACTAGCACAAGTTATCAAGTTAAGTCCGACTTCTAAACTTATGCCAGTCAGGATTTTGCTGGTGATTTCTTCATCCCGTCTTGTCAGACTGCACCCGGTGTGGTAGCCATATTGGGaccctaaacaaaggaatggCAGCTATGTTACTGCCTCAGATTAATCCTCAGGAAACGTCTTATTAAAAAGTTGtcttcttttttatttgaaaaaagcaTGGCCAATCACATTTGTGGAAACTAAGGATATCTATACAGTAAcataaaacatttttgttgtatATATCATAGTATtgcaatttttcattttatatataaattttgtcaattttatttaataaaaactattttgtgTGGCTTAGATTTGCAAGTTTTATTTTGTTGCCATTATTAATAACgtttcataaaagaaaaaaatgtgaatGACATAAATATTCCGAAACATTTCATTTCTGAAAAAAGTCAAATGTAATGAAAATATAAATACCAATCTTGAAGTTggcataatttattataattttggGGGCTATTTTGTCAAATATTTACATATTTATAAAACATCCTACCTCTTTTCCGGCCAAGGTCTTAAAGTATATTAATATTTGTGTCCAATGGTATTATCGCCTATCAGGTAAATGAGATAACCGTCAAAatgttaataatttattattgaccGTGCATTTTGAGCATAAACACAACATGGCGGACGGGTTGCTAGTTTCTTCTGTCAACTATTCTTCCTCGCAAACATCAGCTGCACCTATAAATCGCTTGCAGATGGGCGGTTATGATGCAGACTTTGTCAGTCCCATATCACCGGATTATTTGTGTCCGATTTGTCAGCTGGCTTTTCGTGATCCAGTTCAAACGAGGGACTGCGGACATCGATTTTGCGAATCATGCCTGGAGCCAATTTTGAGGTCAGTACAATTATACGGTGCATTGCACCTGGTTATAAAACGAAGGCATATTGTAACAAATCTTGGcttctttttctcctttagAAAGCCTCCTGCCTTTTGCCCAATTGACCGTCGAACATTAACAAGGGAAAAGGTTGGTGCTATCTCTTTGAGCATTAGTGTGAGTAATTGTATTAGTCTGGTTGTAGTCTTCGTTCTTATAACATATTTCCAAAGACAATATCATCAAGATCTTATTCTTGTTTTGATAGCAAGGGATAAAAGGGTTTAAAAGTGTAAATCTAAATCACATTGCAACGAAGTAACCGTAAAATGATAGGCTTTACATGAATCACTGCTTCGATTGTTCGATGGAGGTTACGTTTTGACCAGGCAATTTACAATTACCTCCTCAACCACATAATATAAAACACGTCTTTTAATTAGTGACACTTTTATTCAGTctgttccaaaaaaaaatgctggtcattattttaaatttaaagaagGCACGGATATATTTTTGACCGCAAGCGACAAAGGGAAGTTCTTAGATGTCTTCTGAAAATCGAAACCTCGTTTTGATTTAAGTCGGCTTCTtcttaacaacaaaaaacaatttgttGTCACGCTCAGAAAAGTGAGAGAACTGgaacagtttttctttgaattaGTGAGTGGCTGCCTCAATTAAAgaactgaatttaaaaaaaaaaacagccactGTTCGGAAAATAACCATTGCATGATCTTTTAATTAACAGCCATGTTaatcaatgaaaacaacacTAAGCCATCGCTTGGTTTACGTCTCCGTCGTAAAGTATTGAAAGCACCTTGTTTTTCGAGTAATATTGTTTTGCGAGACTTGCAAATCCAAAGAAGGATCTTTTCAATTAGTTGATTGTTATTGGTAGTGTTACGTAAGGTGtgatttctttaattatcataACATGTAAAACATGCAGTTTATTGTTAATTAGGTCGCTTTGTTCTCACGAAACTTAAACAGATCGcaattgttcaaaggttggacaGTGCTTTTCAGCCAATGAATCACTATCCATGGAATAAATACTATCAAATCCTATTGTCTTGTCCAGTGGATATTAGTTTATGCAATGGACAGTCATATCCATCCTTTATTAGTAACAACTGGTGCCAGAACAATACATTgtcttattatataaacaccagtgaaataccaagtgagctttcccgcgaaaacttcatatcttcacacgtgaagagatcaccgccgttatggttacataataaatcgcgcctttgaaagcaagtttcactggtgtttatataataaacagaatattacagactcgcttatggatatgaattttatcttctcgtgttcaactcgacaTATCTCACTTGTTCGCTGCACTCACTCGTGAAATATCGAGTTTACCActcaaagataaaattcatatccacgtgCAGGcaatgtaatatcctctatatatgTTGCTCGTGTGTTTCCAATGTTATGAAATTGCTTGATGTTATGTCATTTAGGCATTCAATGGTATTACAATAATTGGTTCATGTCTATGAATTATGGATAAACATAACAAGTAACTGGTCACCAGGCAGACATTGGCCTTAGACTTTCCTTTGAACTGCCATCATCATTTTGCATTTAGTTAGAATGATAATTAGCACCCTTTCTGTAAAAGTTCACTGTCAAGAGCACTTATGTAGCATGTATAAAGATAAACAAACTAGTGAAAGTGCGGCATGTAAGTATCCTAGAAAGTCACTATAAACAATAAGTTGCACCTTAATTATTCCAACTGTTAACATTTTCACAGTTGTTCATGTAATATATCAAttacaaggaagagtgtttcattagatatccaaacactgagaagtgggttttgaaaaaaaaccaagtttttttaaccaacttcaaagcattattaataattgtttgAGAAATCCAAGGCAAAAGTTCACTAGATTTTATGATAATAAGTAGCACATCTCCAAACCTCCTTCAGTGTATCAGGGATTTCCTGAATTATTAATTGATTTGAGAATTCTTGTTCTTGAAACTGCAAAGCTTGTACAGAATATCTGTATgtacaaagaaacaaaccagCCCTGATAATCAAGCTGTCATGCAATGAAAAGGAGCATAGCTCAGATTGTTTGTCCCTAAATAGCTTCTCAGACGTACGTTTGTCACAAAGGCTTAGAGAATGTAAGTTTTATTACAAGCTTCCTGTGGTAACTACTATGGGGTCTTTGTGTGATCCTGGAGCTTAATACCACAGGCATTTGATGATTAGGAGTTGGTTTTGTTTAGGGGTGAAGAAGTAAATAGTGCTAAAGTAAATCAAGAATAGACAGACGAGGACATATTTTTGTGACTATGGATGTGGAAGCAGTATCCACAGATACGTTAGCATGCCAGACACTCCCTCTGGTCACCAGCTGTTATTTTGTAAGTCGGTAAAGGTCAAATTCTACCCTGAATTAGAAATGAAGCTGATGTGGTGAGCAAATTGGAGAAAAGGGCTAATGCtagaaatgtcagcttcgttctctcttcacggtggaaatttgacttaAGATTACCAacttatttgataccaaatttttgtgtttaatttcCTTACCATCAGTATCTTTAAAAGGTAAACATTTTGCCAActgattttgtccatttttagtccCTGCTTCAACTCCTTGGCTTCATGTGCATATCCTAAATTTGAACATATTGTTTCTCTTGTTTGGGTCATTGACCCTGTAGCACCTCAAATGAACAGTTAGAACTTTCAGATACTTTCAACAGCTACAAGCAGAATTTGCGATCAGTCCCCACTGAATTTGAAATGCCTCAGTGTGTTTATGTGTGGTGGTGACCCAGCAtgttaatttttaaaagtaTACTTTTATCAAGATACCTGGCATGGCTTTCTAGATGTGGGAGtgaatttcctttttttctacTCATGTGGTCAATTCAACTCATATTTACtacttaattaacaattattccagaTGCGagcattggatatgagatgatagatagcaaATGAGGCCCTTAGCACTGatttggctataatcatctcatatccaagcATGAGTGGAGTAATTGTTGTATTaaatactttgtggctttctttaagcTCCCTGGTGTTgtgttttctaatagttcaatgacttctttttcattcaactctggTGCAAAGTGATTTTCactggccgccattgtttcttgagagAAAAgtttttagctcccttttaattttaagctgagGATTACCATATGTGTAGATTACGGTATATTGGCTCAAacaccataatggctaagccaataaaaagtcttcaATTGCATTATTCAATGATCCAGTTTTAAATAAAAGTAATTACCGGTATACTTTTATTGTACACAAGCTAAAGGGAATGGTATAGActataataataagaataattatgATCGACATTTTTGACCCAGGATTATAGTGAAATACCAGCTTCATGCGGGTTACAAGTAATtcaaatgtgaaagtttgtgAAGATCCGAAGATCAGGACTTTTTGTTAcctttcatgcaaattttcattCCTGCGGGTTTTCCAATGTCCCGTGGGTATTGATCATTGCTGCTAGGTCATTTCACGCTTTAGTCGCCATCTTGGACTATTTGACATCCTTAGCCTTAATGTAATGCTAGTATCAAGTCGATGTCAGacaagctgctttattgtgaatttcaaaagtatgaGGTTATGACCCTGTCTGGAGTGGGTAGTCAgccgaaaaaaaaacacagatacccgttataaagcaacaaaacacattgaACACTCTTTTCTAATCTCTGGTTAATCTCAATCTTAtcctttgaaagaaaactgtttacatttttgtcTCTCTTGTCTATGACCTATGACCTTGCTTATACAATGAATATTTATCTGTTCCTTCTCCTTCCCTTTCTTTGAAAACTGTTTGAGGTGTCTTAAttagaaattaattttgttgaaaagaaacttAGTTTTATGGTTAGAGATGTACCATAGAATAGTTATTAGAGGGTACAGTGCAGTGTCATTTGTCCTGACATCTTTCATTTTTAGCCCTGCCCTAGTTATGGAATTGGGTCCATACAAGGACTGAGGAAACTCTTTCctgggtgggatttgaacccatgacctccaaCATAGATCACTGAGCGACAAGGCCAGAGGAGAACAGACCAAGCATAACATTGGCATTGAACATCTTGTGAGATTGCAATGTTTCATGAAACAAGGAAAGGGTGCTGTAACTTATTTGTCAACggttttcaaaaacaagtttcaaacgttttcagtttttcaatGTATGAATCTTTACACAGATACCACAGCTGAAGTACACGAGATATTGCTCAGATGTGTTCCCAGATAGTATTGTTTTAGACTTCTCTGAAGTCTCAAATGTTTTAAATCATTCATGCATATGGTTTTCAAATGTCAACATCATAGACCTTATTTTGTTCATTGTGGCTGCTCTCTTTTTGACCTGATGGCCTCTTTGCTTGTGGGCATTGTTAGGATAGTTTGAGATAGATATTCTTTAGGTGAGTGTTGTATCCTTAATTTAGCAGTTATTGTCAAGCCCTATTTTAATAAGTATTTAATTAATGTTGAATCTAGATTCCCCAGAAGAAGGTGTTTATCTTTATCACTTGTAAATTGACACCTCCAGCTTGAGTTTCTTGGCATATTCCTGTAAGAATTGCAGTTGTGTTAAGTATTTTGGCTTATGTGACTGAGAGCTGAAGTTTCTACTCCAAGATAGTTCAGTTTTTTCATCTCCAAGATGTCAAGAACTTGTCTTTGATCTCAATCATACAATCAGTAAGCTGTTgtaattatatattattaaaaTATAATGTGATTTTTCATGATTGTTTTTCTAgaatttctttaatttcatttcCTGAAAAATGCGTCTGCTCTTTAAATTATCTGTTAATCTGTCTTCCTCATTTTGCATTGTCATGTTGTGCTGGAAGGTTCTAAACTTCACCTAAATCTCCAAATTACAACTACCTATATCATCAGTTCCTTATTTTTTAAGTCAAGCTCCTCCAGGAGACATGTTAAGTATGCTTTAAACCAAAGAatatcatttttctttccaggTCTCTTGGAGGTCAGACTTGGGGTTTCTATCCCTGTGTTAAATTACCATTCAATATTATTTCAAAATACTGCAGTGCTTTTCTCATATGCAGGTTAAGTGACAAAAGTAATCTCATTTTAATTTTAGCCCCCATAAACTTGTAAGTTGTGGTTACTTTGAAAGAGCGAatgttaattttgttgaatattctgcaatttgaaaaaatgacaTTGGTAATTTGTGcattaaacaaatttctagcTTTTAAAGAAATGGTGGCGCTGCATTGGTGGTGGAGTGAGGCATGAAAATTTGGCTTTCTCAAGCCAGTTGACAAAGGTCAAACTATCAGgtgaagatttggaaagctgatgtttcaaacTGTAGCCCTTGGTCAGAGCTAATTGATGCTGTGAGGAAGgattaattttaaaaatgccagctttccaaatctttgactgtagtaattcaacctttgtcaactcgtttgataaaaccaaattttcttaatttgtgCATTGCAAGTTGTGTTTTTAGATACAATATCACTGTTTAAGGTAGATAATACATAactttgtcattaatttttcagGTTTACCCTGACAGAGCATGTAAAAGAACAGTTCTCTCATTGGTTGTGAAGTGTTGCAACAGTGGGAACGAGTGTGATTGGACAGGAGAACTCCTTAACTTACCTGTAAGTGTCAAACTACTTGCTTTTCTTCTCATTATTTTAGTTTCGTTTTAAACTAACGAAACAGAAATTTGTTAACCTTGGTGACCTTTGGTTATTCTGATGATGAGCATAGTCTTAATCAGTACTGTAATGTTTTGGTGTCACTGACATTTCTGGCTAATCTTGTCAAAATAAGGCCACTGGTCAGCATAGTTGCAAATAACTTAATGGCTTTGGAGCTATCTCCCAGTCTGTCTGAAATCtccaagtaaaagaaaaaacacaaagGCAAAACTATCTTCCTTTTACTTAGTTTTTATGTGGCTGTCTGGCAActaatatatttttaaaaaagatgAATGCTCTCGAAGATGGCAAACATACTTTCTACCACCTTGGCATAGAAAACCTGTTACACCTCTCTTGTATTTGTGAAATAACACAGGTTTTTTGAATTAGTGTCTTCTCAGGAAATTTACAGAAAATTGAGGAAATAGTGCGTAAATATAATTTTTTCACCAACACGATaaggaacaaaagaattctttgacgactaacaaaaaaatttaggGGTTAGGGACACTAAGTGTCCAGTAACTGTCCTGTATCTAGGATGAAATGCACAATCCAATCA
Above is a genomic segment from Acropora muricata isolate sample 2 chromosome 1, ASM3666990v1, whole genome shotgun sequence containing:
- the LOC136887675 gene encoding uncharacterized protein, encoding MPVVTRSCVKERRRALLEQETPVTSTIVRSRRYETRSPAKRKILQKDQDRENVGPSSKRAAYTRTSKKKSNNPSIQERNNASTNQNNRVVTTKASKCCPRKNVRRNTFKDSNTASLLSNTGCMGNENDCIIHEAIETSVSRLNDTVVDDCAKTPANCIAARIRSYSALRQSQWRKNNIGRSVNSVANARSPLEEISFNPKVMEIESDDDEDVLWKMSQQSSPEGKDDVDEPMSDDLESYKEKYLTLITSMKQLQNTFLRAQQNAEKNMKAYDRFVNELKSTLSQEKQKTSLLNEELKIKKGVVERLRCDLANAKEHVECLKQEKMDVEKHNMEKSEKEMTSSKGTLGGFENEESLLMQKKLEDQKHVINFYSKLSGISILSDKNCEDSSSFQSFNCAFYPDANTGHCLQFRLTHDKEFDEIEYSPNPQSPSSEDVLLNFPKYLRENIFFGAEEASRFLATLITATKK